CACTACGTGACCGACCTGCGTGGCGAGCCGCGGCTGCTCGACGAAGACACCCTCACCGCGATCTACCGCGTGGTGCAGGAAAGCGCCACCAATGTCGTACGCCACTCCGGCGCCAGCCGCCTGGCCCTTCGGCTGCGCATCGGGCTGCGCGACCACGGCCCCGTCGCCATCCTGGATATCCGCGACGACGGCACCGGATTGCCCGCCACGCCCCAGCCGGCACGCACGGACGGCGGCGGGCGCGGCCTGCAAGGTATGAGCGACCGCATCACTGCGCTCGGTGGCCTGTTTCGTATCCGTCCCGAACCGCTCGGATTGCATCTGCGCGTGCTGCTCCGCAGCACAAGTATCGGAATGGACATAGGAAATTTTCCGATATCACGTCAGTGAACACTTCGTTACGATCTCCTCATCGATGTGGGGGAGCTGCCGTCGAGAGACGGTAAGCCCAGGTCGGTCGTGGGGACGATCGACCTGAAGAGGCGACAGGATGTCAGCCTCGCCGGTTCGAAGTGGATAAGCGCCAACCCAGCGAGCAACTCGCGGTTAGCGTGCTACGACGAAGCGGATCAAGCCGCCGGTGGACAGGAGTCCTCCGGCGGCGTTTTTATGGGCGCTTGTTTTTCGCCATGCCCTCGCCCTTCGTGGCACACCCTGCCCGACACTGCGCGACTCGCTCGGTAGGAGCGGACGATGTCCGCGAAACCAGCCCAGGCCATACCGAACCACCCAAGGCCCCACAAACGCAATCACCCCCGTGGCTTGCGCGACGGGGGTGACCGGGAGGGGTTAACGCAAGCGGGCTCAGCGCTTCTTCTTGGGCCTGACGTACAGCACCAGGCTGTGGTCCTCGATGACGTAGCCGTGCCGCTCGGCGATCTCGTGCTGGAGGCGCTCGATCTCCTCGCTGATGAACTCGATCACTTTTCCGCTGTCAACGTCGATCATGTGGTCATGATGCTTGCCGCGGTCCAGCTCGTAGACGGCCTGCCCACCCTCGAAGTTGTGCTTCATGACGATGCCGGCCGCTTCGAACTGGGTGAGCACCCGATACACCGTGGCAAGCCCGATGTCCTCCTGGTGCGCAAGCAGACGCTTGTAGATGTCTTCGGCCGTGAGGTGGCGCTCGTCCGCCTCTTCGAAGATCTGCAGTATCCGCATGCGCGGATGTGTGACTTTGAGACCCGCCTTGCGGAGCTCCCTGGTTTCCTGGTCCATAAAGACCCCCTCGCGGTGCCGTCAGGCGCTTAGTGTATCATCGCAGGCTTCACGATCCGGACGTTACTACGCATGCATAAGCTCATTCGCACGCTGGGTTTGGCCATGATGGCAGTCGCCATCGCGGGCTGTGGCCTCGTCTATACCCCCGACGTGCAGCAGGGCAACCTGCTCGACAAGAAAAACGTCGATCAGCTG
This DNA window, taken from Luteibacter sp. 9135, encodes the following:
- the fur gene encoding ferric iron uptake transcriptional regulator translates to MDQETRELRKAGLKVTHPRMRILQIFEEADERHLTAEDIYKRLLAHQEDIGLATVYRVLTQFEAAGIVMKHNFEGGQAVYELDRGKHHDHMIDVDSGKVIEFISEEIERLQHEIAERHGYVIEDHSLVLYVRPKKKR